The Treponema succinifaciens DSM 2489 region ACTGAAGAATTTTTAAAATCTATGGAACTAAAATGTTCGGAATGTTTTGCAGGTTTTGAATCGGATTCAGTTTTTCCGCCCAATGCACGGATAAATTCACCATAGTCGGCAACAGAATCATCTTTTTCATCTTCTTCCAAAGGAACTGAAGTTGCAAAGTCGTCATTGCCGCTAAAATCAGTTGCAATTACGGTAACAGAAACTTCGTCGTCTTCCATTGCGGAATTTTCTGAAAGTCCAAAGATTATTTCCGCCTCTTTGCTTGCAGAATGCTTGATTAAATTCACAATATCCTGTGTTTCTTCCAAATCCAAATTTCCATTACTTGTTATGTTAATGAGAATTTTTCTTGCGCCGTCAATCTGGCGATTTTCAAGCAGAGGATTTGCAATCGCACCTTCAACAGCTTCGTTGACTCTGTTTTCACCCTTGCCTTTTCCAACGCCAAGAATTGAATCGCCTGAACCGTACATGATTTTTCTTACATCGGCAAAATCAAGATTTATATCACCAGGCTGAGTAATAAGTTCAGTAATTCCCTTTACGCCAGCACACAAAAGTCCGTCCGCAAACTTGAACTGTTCTCTAAAAGTCATGCGGTGGTCAACATTTTCAACGGCCTTAAAAATCAAATCATTCGGAAGAACAATCAAGCTGTCTACATTTTGCCTAAGTTTTTCAAGTCCTTCCATAGCGTTATCCATGCGGACTTTTCCTTCAAATTCGAAAGGAGTTGTAACAACGGCAATTGTAAGAATTCCAGCATTGTGAGAAAGTTCCGCAACAACAGGCGCGGAACCTGTTCCAGTTCCGCCCCCCATTCCGGCAGTTATAATAACCATGTTTGCACCGGAAATAATTCGTGAAATACGCTCAGCATCTTCTTTTGCGGCATTTTCACCAAC contains the following coding sequences:
- the ftsZ gene encoding cell division protein FtsZ yields the protein MEFTNVEDTSSQKMNVPLSGSVLQSASSVENDEPLNFDDELGDINPTVIKIIGCGGGGSSAVQRMIEDGVSGVQFIVLNTDKQALHKSTAQLRVPIGQKITGGLGAGGNPAVGENAAKEDAERISRIISGANMVIITAGMGGGTGTGSAPVVAELSHNAGILTIAVVTTPFEFEGKVRMDNAMEGLEKLRQNVDSLIVLPNDLIFKAVENVDHRMTFREQFKFADGLLCAGVKGITELITQPGDINLDFADVRKIMYGSGDSILGVGKGKGENRVNEAVEGAIANPLLENRQIDGARKILINITSNGNLDLEETQDIVNLIKHSASKEAEIIFGLSENSAMEDDEVSVTVIATDFSGNDDFATSVPLEEDEKDDSVADYGEFIRALGGKTESDSKPAKHSEHFSSIDFKNSSVENSAPKENDETSFAPAESLGERETVSLVENQPEEKNSAEEKRPFSGHKLPSGIKIDPNDINQPAIYRKRLNGLSRSIDLTQL